CgtgaattacaaaagaaaataaaaactcatctttcttcaagataattcacaTCTTCACAAAGTTTCAGTGGCAATTAAAGTACTGATTTGAATCAGCTGGTTGACAAAAATTAAATGACGTGAAAAAGAAACGGAAAATAAGTTGGGGAGATATTTACATTGAATCTGAAACTTCGTAGAGGTGAAAAACAAAATCgtaatttttagaaataatttagaAGTACCTCTTCCACTATCTGTttgaaacagtaacaataaaaggtAAAACGAAGCACAGTTAGCGCACgtttaaaaacatgtaaaactttatgccgaaacactgatattaaaaaaaaagcactttcCTAGCATTAAGAACCGGGAAGACGTGCCCTAAGTTAAGGAGTCTGTTGTGGGGGAAAGGTCGGCCGTGAGGAAGGTACGAATGTGACGGTATAAGCATGGAGGACTGGTGCGTAATAGCGAGGGGGTAGGATTGCCTGTTGTGACTGaagaaggggtgaggttgaactggGTGACCAGATGCCCTATATTTTATGTGATTATCATTTAGCTTAAGCGTCCCATTGTTTCGACAAAGAGAGTAATGGTCGTACACTGTCCCGTTTTTTGTTAAATGTCCCGTATATTTTGAAACAGCACGTTTTTAAGTAACGTGCAGCATAAAAAAATGGAGAATAAATGTGGTCATACTGAATAAATAAAGTTCTGTGTTTGGTACTATGCAACGCTTTCATATAGCAAGGAGTTTGTCACTCGCACTTTTTTGTGCATTGTCTATTGCTTCAGGTCACAATGTTTACAAGTTTAGTGTTAGACTGTAAGAATCGCACGTTACGTCACTACATGTAATACACTgcaaaattttcacacaaattctaaaaagattattgtatttacagacgaaattaaaacaaagtttcaatgtttgaaattaaaacGCAAAACTAGAAATCATTTTCCTCATTTGTTTGGATGTAgcaaccacaaaaaataaaataattgctcTATTACTAATAGAAGAGTTCTTATTTGAGTGAGTGTCAACAGAATGGTACTGTGAGCTGCGTAGTTGTAGTGTAAACAAAGTATTTTAACACAAATCTAGTACATAAAGGTAGTGTTAACTAAAGTTTCCACAAAACATAGATTCATTTCAGTTTCTGATTTCGTACATCTGGTCTCCCTGTGGTAGAAATGGGAATTGGTGATGCTAACTGttgttggaaaaatgttgtgtacacgatattaccgccatttgtatatgtacatatcatTATCCCATAACTACAATGACCGCACTGTAATGCAAAAAGAAACGATATTTGTTGAATTCAATACAGCGCCGCAAATGTGGCGAGCGAGGGGAGTCAAGGTTCTACATTCCTGTTTCAGCCAACTGCCAGACCTACTTCTGATTTTGAGACactagccacactgggtaagggggaggaaactcatttcttttattgtcatgctaaaatttgcttcttttgccatagCACATTTGAGATAATATTTTGGCGCACATGCTACTTGTTGTGTAGACTActacaaaattctgaaacagtggtttattaattttaagtGACGAATGGtggaaaagtaaggtcaatagcttatgagaaAGCACATCCTCTGTAAGGTCTTCAGTAATGTTGATCCAAGATCCAcagtatttctcgtttcatcagctatcgatggcccttctAAATAATTACGTAGTTCCATCGAAAAGGTCTGTAGTGAGTGGAATAACATGCtaaatctgaaattttgtattaCCATATGAAAAAATAGTCTCCTCTCAGCGTGCTATCTTTTGCAAAAAGATCATTTTGATACCTCAAACAGCTTATGAATTATGAGGAATGTTCTGGATATTtcgttctggctttatcgctggcttgCGTGATCGCAAATGGGTGTGTTATATCAGATCAATTTTGTCGAGGTTGGTAATGATCAAGACCTCTACCCAAGTCTATAGAAAGATTTAGTATGTTAGTTAAATTTCCGACGcaataaaatataatgtaatatgcaccaaaggcAAAATCATAGAAACCCctgattttcgttgcaaactttttttgaaatttacGCAGTGTATTACGTAAGCGCAAATATCACGATAACTATGACCATTGACGAATTTCTGGACACGGCATAGTGGATCTGACATGTAAaggtataagtaacgcaaaaagattttttttttttttactgaataatttctATAAAATCGTTTAAGAAAGATTGCATGGCGTGCGCACACCGGCCGAAATTTCCTCACTGCACATCGGCCACAGTACTCTTTGCGGGCTGTCCGTGCTGCCATCTCGTTTAGCAGTTGAGAAACACCACCTAAGTGTGACTCGTGTTGGCGGCTATCAACTCAACTCTGTGCACGTACACGTTTGCTACACTATTGAAATTCCACATAACGCAACACATTGAACACACAATACTCAGTGAAacatgaatttaattgattaaactaAGATATGTTTCGTCCATGGAAATAAAAAGCCAAGTGATTTCATTGCAGTAGTTACACGCTCGTTTTGTATCGCTATTTTTGTAGTGTATGAATAGCCGTCTGAAGCGCGTGGgggggcggtccgccgcattttcaactcggccggccccacccgccttatgcgggttttctctgaggacgccccctccattgaccgtctcctgaaggagggtgccctcctcttccaccagcggtacaaggtcgacccttcccgttcccctcctcaatccctgcgctgccagaggtgtctgcgctataatgcgcaccccacagctgagtgccgcgaggcccccacctgcccgcattgtcggcaggcgcacttcctccggcagtgccctaacctccaatcccctccctcctgtaatacctgcaatctccctcatcccacctactcccaaaagtgtaaagcccgaccccctccaaccactcctgaactcaccgtacctgtccgtcctctggacgcccccacccctcctggcaattcccttcgtcccccacccaccgctgaggacatcatcaggttcctcaccatcgtcctccagaatgttcatccctttcagcgccctcacaccctccagcagatctcccttgctgcccgttccatcttccaactcaagatgtacgccacctactccaacaaccaggcccatttcaccttctcccgtcttgacaccctcgtttaaatcccagtcatggcgcgacagcaacgtatccttttcaacaacatacgctcccttcccgccaacaaaaacctgttcctgcacacccttgccacccaccgcgtggatgccttcctcctcaatgaaaccttcctgcaaccccaccacacagtccacacttcgccctacctcctccaccgctccgataatcccctcccgattgcgcgtggcggagttgccattggtcaccaccgccagatccccgttcggctccaacctctccttcccgaccccaccgaacacctgatccttagtctcttcttccccggccttaccgttacctgcgccaccatctatgtccgccccaacgctcctattcccttcgacttcctctcccacgtcgatcgtaccttttcctcctacgtgatcgccgccgacctcaacatccatagtcgttcccctgcccagttacggcgatggcatcggttcctctccacccttcaaggtgacctcgtccccatcccccggcatacccgtcctgaatccaactccactcctgatgttatcctctcctcccccaacctccttggccgcatcacggtggatgtcctggagcctattggtagcgaccatctccctgtcctcctcaccgtttcagacggtcgtcgccctcgccccgaccctcgtactgaccctccccctaagtatgtccacgactattcccgagccgactggaatgcctaccgggataccctttccacccaggtcgatagccaccctctcacctaccaccaccctgacgatgtcacccatgccgcctcctttctccagcggaccttgtctgaggccgtggaggcccacgttcctactgtcgccatccacccccaccgtcctaccttacccccacaggccgttctcctcctccgtgaatcccgtcgtctctaccgtgccttcctccgcacgcgtgacccggacacactacgacgccaccggcaactccagcgacacgttcgtaatttgctcgcggctaagaaacgccgggactggcgacagacatgcacccgtttaaatgcaaccctaccaatcaactcgtccaagttctggtcggccttccgtcgccttaccggaactaaaccctccccctattatcctcttctccatgatgatcaccctttccctgactcccttagtaaggccaatcactttgcctcctacctctccgatgtattttccgtccccgatgatccccagttcgattactccctcttcccagatatccgcgatcgaactgacacctcttcccctcccctcgctcctggcttccagtacttggacaacattacacacacggaactcaatgcccctatcactacacaggatctcattgctacactccgcacaaaacgcaacaccgctcctggtcacgatcgtgccacctaccgtcaccttcgtgaagctcctgtctctttcctctccaccctggccaggctctacaatgtagtcctgtccaccggttactaccccgacctgtggaaaacctcccgtatcctcatgttccttaaacctggcaaaccgccgtccgccgtctcatcctaccgtcccatcagccttacctcggtcttcagcaaggtcctagaatctatcctcacccgccgcatccaccagcatctccgccagcaccgcctccttcccgtcacccagtgtggctttcggccatccttctcttccgacgatcttctccttcacctcactcatctcctttccgaacagcttaattcccgtcgctccgccatcttcctctcacttgacctcgaacgcgcttatgaccgcgtctggcattccggtctcctcttcaagctccaaacctttgcccttcccattaactacgtccgtctgatcggttcctttctctcccgccgtccttcctatgtcaccatccataacactgattcctacacctttttcccctccgccggtgtgccccaaggctccgtcctctccccccttctgtaccttttgtacacggcggacatgccgccgccgtcgccccccgtccaccttctccagtttgccgatgacaccgccttcctcgcccttgcccccaccctgcaacgctcccaacgccttctccaatcccatcttgaccggttcaccgcttggtgcaaccagtggttgctcaaggtcaatccctccaaaacccaggcgatcattgtaggcaaaaccaccccttccttccgcctccttgatttctatctcaccgtctatggccgtcctatcgccctcactcccacccttaagtaccttggcgtcaccctcgaccgtcgcctctcctggactccccatctccagacaatccaagccaaggcacgttcccgactccgtctcctcaagctcctttccggccgcacgtggggtctggacccctccacaatcctccacacctataaatccatcatccgccctatcctttgttacgcccatccagcctggatctccgccccccctaccttctataaatccctccaaatccttgaacgccatgctctccgccttgcctatcgcatccgtctcccctcccccacacggatcctgtatgatctcatccccttcccccacctcctccttttccttgaaaggatacgtatcctgtacacctcacgtaaacttgatcctcctcacccgctcgtttcctcgctcctctcccacccccgcccgctgccgcgcctgtattcgcacgtcccacccggtctccatctctccaccctccataccctctcccaaggtggcttccgccagctccctctccctgatgatgtcctcgtcccctccatctacccctcctatcaactttgaccctgccccaccccccacttcccgtgtcctttcctttcggcaccctccctcccttctcttctcttcccttctttttccatctccctgtcccctcccttccccctcttcccccgggcttcctctcccccttcctccctcccccctatctcccctgcccgtggcatctctgctctcccctctcgctctcccactccccttcctcctcctcctctcttggcaggtccccggactcgcacacgtatagtgaacattcgcgcgccggagatcgtcgccttttgtgcttcgtgtgtgtgacgtcatatagtgtttttggtgtccgccatcccactcctacgttcacttgtgccgtcggactcaccagtgttttgtgcgccgtgccgacgtgttttccgtgttgttatcgtcacatgtgaacgactccgtgtttttttttatgtctctgtgacctctctcttttgcccgtcactttgttcattgttattcaccatgttttatactcttgtaaaacgctctggctgaagagcggcgtagtgtgccgctgccagcctacctgaattgtacaggttttaaaataacaataaagtaaaaaaaaaaaaaaaaaaaaaaaaaaaaaaagcgcgtgGGGCGGTATGAAAGCACAGCAAATCTTCCTTAATGAAACATGGTATTATTTGTAGTATTGAATTGTGTTATGGAAGTTTGCATGAGTCTTCACACAGTAAATCCAGTTAACCAATTCATCTTGTTGAAGCCGCAACGCCCCCTCCGCCGTCCATAACGATCTCCTAAGAAACTCCTAATTTTTCCAAATGATTAATTTAGTAAATACAGTTTAGTGaactaaacaaacaacaataattaataataccgtatagaaaataaattacaggtgTCATTAAACAGTGTTACATTTCGAAATTGAAATCGTAAAACAGAATTGGTTTTATTCAGCCAATATGTTAACGTCTACTTTccgtaattttatttcagtactaactTTCATGATATTTTTTTAGTCTGTTTTCCACAAGACACCGTTTTCAATTGTCATTATGCCCGCCGTCTTTGCACCATTGAAGATCGATGACGAATTTACAGGAGTTTTGGTTCTGAATAAATTCACTACCTTTTAGCGTTCGTAACTGaggtataaataaatttttaacaatttCACAACATTTGGGAACTCTGATTTTTAATACACGTCTTGATATGACCACGAAGCTGGAATTTTTTTCTCCACTTTTAACAATTTCCCAGATGAAATACTTAAAATGTACCACTTCATCTTCAAAATTCACTTCAAAGTCCGCAGAACAGATTTCAAGGAATCTATTTGTTGCTATGGGCACCTACCTTAAATTCGGCAACAGACTTCACTCAGAACTCAGCGAAAAACCCATACAGGAAAGAGCTTTCTTTTAAGCGTTTATACAATGAGGAAATTCTCAGCGTAACTTGACTATTGGTACGTAAATATCAGTCATGATCATCTCTCTTCCACGAACCACAGTTTCCTCCGTGTTACCATCATCGTGTATTTCGCTGTCATTTTTCCACTTTGTGATGTTACGAAGTTttgtaacgatttcagaaattccacaGCCATTTGAAACTCAACTGCTCTATTTTGTAAGGCACTGTTAACGCCATTCATCTGGTCTGGTACTGCGTTTCGTAAAGATGTGGTCTCGTGAACTGTTGGAGGCTTGTGATTCCCACCTTCAGCAACGTTCTCCAAAGGCTTCAGAAACTGGGTAGGGTTTTGAGATAGCATATTTGCTGCGTCAGCTCTTCAACACCGTATAGTCTTATATGGCGTTTTTAAAACAAATGCAGCTCCTTGCCAACAGATGTTCAAGCACAGAATAACTCAAACCTTCGGTTCAAATTGGAGCAGATTATAGTGGGACCACAACCGATTATTTTGATGTATCGGACAAATTTTCGAATTGTATTAAGGGACACACGCAGCGTACATCGCGTAACAACGACGTAGCTCATACTAACTGTTCAAAGTGAAGATCACCAACAAACACAAATGTTTCGTAATTAAGgagttcatgtatgaatgtaaaaaATTGCTTATAtgaccaaaacatgaaagaaatgtatttattttcgtgaagTTTACACAAACGAAAATGGCAAATAgcactgaggactatgggacttaacatctgaggtcatcagtcacctagaacttagcactacttaaacctaactaacctaaggacatcacacacatccatgcccgaggcaggattcgaacctgcgaccgtagcggtctcgcggttccagactgtagcgcctagagccgctcggtcacatcggccggtcacaaagcaaaacaaaattgtaaatctcAGGGCCGCGTctgggcggccggcgcgagctacacctcgtgtatctcgcTCCGGCGACAGGGCGCGGGCGAccgctgggccatctgttggcggcgcggcgaacaccagccgcggtgcgcccgacccgagcgccaggccggcgcaagctacaccgacccccgctgctaccgctgcgccacctgtcaccgGCGCGGCGACTGAAAGCAGCACTGCGAGacccacgccagatggcagcacggcaccaccaccgacgcagacgacaGGGCGGCGCGACGTGAACGGACGGACTGCAGCTGCATCTCCGAGACATGGCAGCAAGAAGAGGAGATGCCGACGCCGTAACAACCGTCCCACTCCCAACCTTCCGCCGCAAAACTCCTGTCCTCCACCAAACTTGACCAACCCTCCTGTACCCTCCGTACAGGGCGCAACCGAGGCAGCTCCGCCCTCCCCTGCCCCAgccgacgctcggctaacggagaggcagcggtgctggctggcggccctggagagcgtccacgaccagccgtgggacgcattcgtcgcggtcgtcgaggacttcatttccgagatcgccgagacgaagccacaacgccaggcagccggagatcgacaggatgggccaccagcagcagcgcaccgcggccagggccgcgccgacgctgctgccaatccccctccccctgcccctacacgcggccgcggtgggcagcgcggtggacgtggcgcacggcgcgcggcggccgccgagcgtcggtacgacgcgaatgcagcgtctgagattcagaagctgtaccgcgcggaccggcgcaaggcgatgcagcgcgtccttggcgagacgtcgccgtactgccaaatcgatggcaacgtgctcacggagcacttcaagaaagtatatgctaaatctgacttttctgtttcagatgcaccagctgctgtcccggactttgccgccaccacgcctcctgatgtcagcgaggaggtcctgccGCCGATCACCCCctcagaggtgcaacagcggctccagaaggcgagcaatactgctcctgggtcagacggagtcacctactcggacttgcgacgtgaggatcctggctgccacgtgctagctaagatcttctcgcgctgctggaatgagcggaagactcaggtgcagtggaaaatatccactaccgtcctcatccacaagaaaggggacgtctcggacgtgacaaactggcggcctttagcattgagctctaccatctctaagctctttgctgcaatcgttgcggaccgcacttctctctgggcagagcgttagaacctgctctccccagaacagaagggcttccgcacgtttgaaggctgctacgagcacaacttcattgtgcagacggcaattgatgatgcaaggcgcaggggaggccaagcatgctttgcttggcttgatctggcgaatgccttcggttcagtgcctcacgctcacctccttggagtactgagcaggatgggactgcCAGAGCAATTGCATCAGCTAATTGCCGATATGTAcaatggttgctccacccgcgtccgtacatctgacggactaacggaggagatagagatccaggcgggggtcaaacagggctgtccactgtcgcccatcggCTTTAacctcgcgctcgagccggtacttcgcgccgcaacctcgctcagaaatgagtgtggtattccgcttagcggcgtcagtgtgagtgcactggcgtatgcggacgatatcgtgcttctggcgcgggattcagaggcgatgcagacgctcctcaatgttgtgggtgaggcggcgacgtgggccgggcttaccttcaagccgtcgaagtgtgccacgcttcacatccgccgtcggcagacactaggctcggtattcgccctgcaagggggagaaccagccgtgctcggtgcgggtgacgcctacctccatcttggcgttcccaccgggtacaaagtctcgcagacgccaacggatgcgatcgcggcaattcgacgtgacttgcagcacctggacgcttccctgctggctccctggcagaagactgacgctgtgcgtgtcttcctcctccctaggcttgactttgtcatgcggggcggagcggtacgcaaggggccgctatctgcactcgacaaggcagtgaaagcggctgtcaaatcatggctcttccttccacagcgtgcgtccactgaacagctgtacctcgcgctgggagagggaggatgcggcctgacgccgctcgcggacgctgcggtcatctcgacgatcgtccacggcttccgcatgctgcactgcgacgacgccaccgtccgcgacatcgcctgggccactctatctacggccgcgcgccgccgactggggagggagccgagtcgacccgacttggccacctacctgagcggcagcactgagggtgacctcgcacgTGACGGAGGCGgcatccagtcactgtggacgcgcctagcgccgcgtggcgtcacctggcgctggagtgaactgctctctgagttgcaggtggaggtcaacggccgacccgccatcgctgacgacgcggaacacggcggcatcggaggggtgacgcagccggccacggagggggcggcgcctgggactacacgacacctcgaagatggccgcgatggaccgcagcacgatgatggcagcgtgggacgcaccgccaacactggcgtcgagcatgtccgggtgggagggggcgccaaacgtcttctctcgcggacgctccgcgagtgtctgaggcagcgcctgccCAACCTCCTACTCAGAAAACCTGACCAGGGGAAGGTATTCGAGTGcaccagggagtccacagcgtccaaccacttcatggcgggaggcaaatacactcgcttcgcagactggcgcttcattcaccgcgccaggctcggagtcgtgcctctgaacggttgtcgccgcttcgatgggcgggcaaacaacaacaaagcctgccgacgctgtggccacaacaatgAGACGCTCCCACACGTGATCAACGCGTctatggtgcactcagcagccctgcagtatcgccacaacgcggtcctcaaccgcctcgcggcAGCAGTCGCTGGACGGCCAAgaagaggaaacactgctgttcctgacatcaggatcaaccaagctgtcataggggacagcagtgggctgcgtccggacctcgtaataactgacgaggccgcgaagactgtgaccatcgtcgatgtgacgatccccttcgagaataggcggattgcgctcgacaacgctcggcaactgaagaagataaagtacgccgacgttgcgcgcggattagccactcgcggctattccgtcactgtcgacgccctggttgtcggcagtctgggggcgtgggaccgccagaacgatgcagtgctccggcacctaggcatcgctagccgctactgccaactgatgcggcggctgatggtttctgacaccatcaagtggtcccgcgacattaATATGGAACACATTATTGGCtaccgccagtatgtgtccccctaggctgtggcatgctctgacgtcaggctgcgagaccctcgagactgcagtcgtcggagaacttcgaggtcggtgccttcgtgacgtcggtgtcgagattctcctccacgacgcgggacctgcggcgctacaccatcttcgcgccgcactgcagcagtgccgagtcagtagcggtgcgtgcggtgctgcctggtgcccctccctccgtggtgtccgccgaatatggcccccacctcggttggcgcggtgctaggcggcgccaaacgtgtgcctactgcccggcagtctccagccagcgtgggaagcaacgccctcctgccacgacaccccagtgacgtctgccgcaaggcggacagaggggagaagtccggctgagtgtgacccgcctgcgtgcgtggcgcaccagccgctggcagccgtgcatgtgcagtgtgctgtcagggcacggagaagaatggaaaaataaaatagcCCCTAAATTAGGTCCAACTTACCGTGGTCTGACATAAGTAAGGCCGCGCCTATCGCGGTAATACTCTTAAGGATGACATACGTAAGTACCCGCGCCTAACGCAGTCTctcaatatttaagtagtgggcttaacccacgaacTAGAATAGTAATACAATACTTATGTACGGTAAgaaccgtttctctaaattttatctaaacttactaaatctgtaaaactcgcattgtatagagtcatgaatattcttttcctaaatttatacttcgtaaaaatgtaactaagaattatctcgataaataaaaatctgttcttatcagcttaatgctgGCAAGGTCGGATAAAACACATACTTATATGCGATGTATTTTCTTTAGTCACTGGTCTTCCAGCACCCGAATATGGCGAAGCTGCAGCAGCAGGCTCCGGAACGTGGCCGGCCTTGCTGTGAGGGTAGCAACTGCCGGTGTTACTGCCGGACCTGCCCTGCATTGAATACTTCCTCCCTCTTTATCTCCCGATTATGACTGAGGGTTGCGAGATGCTCAGGCCCCATCTGGCCCTTCCTCGATCGAGGTTCAGCGATCTGCAGGGAGGCAGATGCAGACcggtctcctgtgtgtccagcctTTGCTGTCGACACGGGCGGCAGAGTTGGTAGCGACGTATGAGCCTTCCACTCTGCTcgtcttcctttttttcccccggccAGCTACGTCTGGGTCTCCACTGGGGCTAAACACAAGATTATGACTCTCTCCATCTTGGCCAGAACCCAAGATCTTATatttccgagataattcttagttacgtcGGCCCGAAGTGTGATGCTCCGGTGTCCGGCAGCCGCCGTAGAGCTACACCTTCGCGGCTATTTTCTCCTTACCGACTGTGAACCTCTCCTACGTTCCTTCCCAAGTATTACCTCAATGactaaaaaatctgttcttataaaCTTAATATGGGCTAAAATGGACCGATTTCTGCACCGAGAAGCGGTcgcgtttatttttctgtttcaggtCCGCGACTTGAACGATGGAGCTGGTGGTGACGCTGCCGACGGAGGTCTTCGGCTGCCGGATT
This portion of the Schistocerca serialis cubense isolate TAMUIC-IGC-003099 chromosome 3, iqSchSeri2.2, whole genome shotgun sequence genome encodes:
- the LOC126471309 gene encoding uncharacterized protein LOC126471309 is translated as MQRVLGETSPYCQIDGNVLTEHFKKVYAKSDFSVSDAPAAVPDFAATTPPDVSEEVLPPITPSEVQQRLQKASNTAPGSDGVTYSDLRREDPGCHVLAKIFSRCWNERKTQVQWKISTTVLIHKKGDVSDVTNWRPLALSSTISKLFAAIVADRTSLWAER